A single Pseudomonas sp. DC1.2 DNA region contains:
- a CDS encoding polyamine ABC transporter substrate-binding protein — MKMFGRTLLTLSLLGVIANGAHANDNVLRVYNWSDYIAPDTLKKFENETGIRVTYDVFDSNETLEARLLAGKSGYDIVVPSNSFLAKQIKAGVYQTLDKSKLPNWKNLNPVLLKNASASDPDNAHAFPYMWGSIGIGFNAAKVKQALGADAPTDSWDLLFKPENAAKLKACGISFLDSPTEMLPAALHYLGYPVNSHDTAQIAEAEALFMKIRPSVAYFHSSKYISDLANGNICVAVGYSGDVLQAKARAKEAGDTVKIDYSIPKEGAGSFYDMVAIPRDAANVENAYRFMDFLMRPDIIAEVTNSVGYSNANAAATPLVDEAIRNDPASYPSQQVMATLYAIPDLPIGIQRVMTRGWTRVKLGK, encoded by the coding sequence ATGAAAATGTTTGGCAGGACTCTGCTGACACTGTCCTTATTGGGCGTGATCGCTAACGGCGCCCACGCCAATGACAACGTGCTGCGCGTCTACAACTGGTCGGATTACATTGCCCCGGACACCCTGAAAAAATTTGAAAACGAGACGGGCATCCGCGTGACCTACGATGTCTTCGACAGTAACGAAACCCTGGAGGCGCGGTTACTTGCCGGAAAATCCGGTTACGACATTGTGGTGCCGTCCAACAGTTTTCTGGCCAAACAGATCAAGGCTGGCGTGTATCAGACGCTGGACAAATCAAAGCTACCCAACTGGAAAAACCTCAACCCGGTCCTGCTGAAAAATGCATCGGCCAGCGATCCCGACAATGCTCACGCCTTCCCCTACATGTGGGGCTCAATTGGCATCGGTTTCAACGCGGCCAAGGTCAAGCAAGCGCTCGGCGCCGATGCACCGACCGACTCCTGGGACCTGCTGTTCAAACCGGAAAACGCTGCCAAATTGAAAGCCTGCGGTATCAGCTTTCTGGACTCACCCACGGAAATGCTTCCGGCCGCCCTGCACTATCTGGGCTACCCGGTGAACTCCCATGACACCGCGCAAATCGCTGAAGCTGAAGCGCTGTTCATGAAGATCCGACCGTCGGTGGCGTACTTCCATTCATCGAAATACATCTCCGATTTGGCCAACGGCAACATCTGCGTGGCGGTCGGCTACTCCGGCGACGTGCTGCAAGCCAAGGCCCGCGCCAAGGAAGCCGGCGACACGGTGAAAATCGACTACAGCATCCCGAAAGAAGGCGCTGGCAGCTTTTACGACATGGTCGCCATCCCACGGGACGCGGCCAACGTGGAGAACGCCTACCGGTTCATGGACTTCCTGATGCGTCCAGACATCATCGCCGAAGTCACCAACAGTGTCGGCTACAGCAACGCCAACGCAGCGGCCACACCGCTGGTGGATGAAGCGATCCGCAACGATCCCGCTTCGTATCCGTCGCAGCAAGTCATGGCGACGCTGTACGCCATTCCGGATTTGCCGATCGGTATCCAGCGGGTGATGACCCGAGGGTGGACGCGGGTGAAGCTCGGAAAGTAA
- a CDS encoding ABC transporter permease subunit codes for MKRFGFSKFMLVFGLSFIYLPMLILVIYSFNASKLVTVWGGWSVKWYVGLIDNTQLMGSVMRSLEIACYTAIAAVALGTLAAFVLTRVTRFKGRTLFGGLVTAPLVMPEVITGLSLLLLFVAMAQLIGWPQERGLMTIWIAHTTFCAAYVAVVVSARLRELDLSIEEAAMDLGAKPLKVFFLITIPMIAPSLAAGGMMSFALSLDDLVLASFVSGPGSTTLPMEVFSAVRLGVKPEINAVASLILLAVSIVTFMVWFFSRRAEATRKRAIQEAMEQTASESWQQPNKQRVEATA; via the coding sequence ATGAAACGCTTCGGATTTTCGAAATTCATGCTGGTGTTCGGCCTGTCGTTTATCTACCTGCCGATGCTGATTCTGGTGATTTACTCGTTCAACGCCTCGAAGCTGGTGACAGTGTGGGGCGGCTGGTCGGTGAAATGGTATGTCGGGCTGATCGACAACACGCAACTGATGGGCTCGGTAATGCGCTCGCTGGAAATTGCTTGCTACACCGCGATTGCGGCGGTGGCGCTGGGCACATTGGCGGCGTTCGTCCTGACCCGCGTCACGCGTTTCAAGGGCCGCACGCTGTTTGGCGGTTTGGTCACAGCGCCTCTGGTGATGCCTGAAGTGATCACCGGCCTGTCGCTGTTGCTGCTGTTCGTAGCAATGGCGCAGTTGATCGGTTGGCCACAAGAGCGCGGTTTGATGACGATATGGATCGCCCACACCACGTTTTGCGCCGCCTATGTAGCGGTGGTCGTTTCGGCGCGCTTGCGTGAGCTGGACCTGTCCATCGAAGAAGCCGCCATGGACCTCGGGGCGAAACCATTGAAGGTGTTTTTCCTGATCACCATTCCTATGATTGCCCCGTCACTGGCGGCCGGCGGCATGATGTCGTTTGCCCTATCGCTGGATGACCTGGTGCTGGCGAGCTTCGTCTCTGGCCCAGGGTCTACGACGCTGCCAATGGAAGTGTTTTCGGCCGTGCGGCTTGGCGTGAAGCCTGAGATCAACGCCGTGGCCAGCCTGATTCTGCTGGCAGTTTCCATCGTCACGTTCATGGTCTGGTTCTTCAGCCGCCGGGCCGAAGCCACACGTAAACGGGCGATCCAGGAAGCGATGGAGCAAACCGCCAGCGAGTCATGGCAGCAACCAAACAAGCAGCGGGTTGAAGCGACGGCCTAG